In Salvia miltiorrhiza cultivar Shanhuang (shh) chromosome 4, IMPLAD_Smil_shh, whole genome shotgun sequence, the DNA window CTGACATGAGACTTGGTAGCTATTATGTGCCttaaaaattagtgacatttgatGATGTAGCTAATCACTAATAGTTACATTTTCAAACGTCACTAATTTTTACGACACGAATATTAGCTATCAAACTTTATGTCAATAAtaaaaacttttttttgtagtgtctatattttcttaatttgtgtatttcatttttttttagaacGTTATAATTGAGACATAGAGAAAATATGTGATTATATATGCGTTTTTGCAGTTCTTTGGGAGAGATTGGAGGGGGGAGAAGATATCAGATTTCGTCCAAGAAGCTTCTGGAAACAGGGTTCAAGTATAATTATGGGCTCGAAGAAATGTATGATGGAGCTATTGAGTGTTGCAAAAAGCTTGGACTTTTGTAGTTTTGGTACAAGAGAAGTGCCAAGGAAGAATGTggaacattatatatatatatatatatatatatatatatatatatatatgatttaaatggaatattatactatatttaAGGCTAATAACTTTAATTTGAACTCCAAAAGTTGGGaccatatatatttttaacaGTGCGAAACCTTTTGGTCTTGGATCCGGATTAATTTATAGAAGTTAATTCTAAAGTGAAATTATGACTGTTAGATTTAATTACTAAAAGCCAATGAAACCAACCTCTTAGCAAAACAATTCCCTTAACTAAACTAAGATGAcgtaatctattttttttataaattaaaaccaAATAGTTTGTTGACTTAAGAATCTAGCTAATTGAATTATTGATCAGAAACCAATTTCGAAAGCAGTATCACCAAATTTCGAAAACCAATAATTCAGTAGGGAAACAAATTCAGgtcaaaataacataaaatagaTTCAACTAATTAGCCGAAGATTTACCGTAAACACTGTTTACTTAAAAAGAAGGTGGATAGCTTAAGGTAAATTTCCAAACGCAACcgaggaaaaaaagaaaaaaaaaataggagaaTATGTGACTGCGTATGAAATTGTGTTATAGAACAACTGTTATAGCTATGCAGTatccactacaagaaaacacgcaattaacgaccgaaattaagggccgttaattttgcggccttaacgaccgatttacgaccgtttcacgatcgattttttttattttttaacgactgaaaattcggtcgctaattatttttttaatattttaatattttattttttttcttaacgaccgaattttcggtcgtaaaaattatttttttatattttaattattttttaaagtttaaatatatatatatttttttattaaattaattattttttaaaaaaatatatttttttttcaaaaaaaattaaatttttttaacgaccgaattattcggtcgttaatattaatttttcatttttttttaatttttttaatattttttaaataaaaaaaaaattttaattattttttttaaagaccgaatttttcggtcgttaaaattaattttatttattttttatttatattaatttatttattttatttattagcgaccgaataatcggtcgttaatattaatttttaaatttttaaaatttaaaattttgtcattatttttatttatttttattttttgattatatatataaatatttaattatttttttattaattttctattgagttattatttttaaattatagagaatattttaaaaatgattgttattttcataatattattctaaaaaatagataatatcgattattaataaaaatgtgatattatttgcaaataataataaattattagatttattagatttatattataataaattattagacttattagattttctaaattattagattcattattttcaaaatattaataattttattattttaaaataataaaattatttttcaaatattaattttattaatattgattatttgatttaatattgattttgttgtatatttaattgttatttttcatactcaaattttcttttctttttttaattacgataatattaattttttattattttaaatttgatcGTATATTTACCTTCAATgtttcgccggcaccacaaatcttagttattatctcgacatattataaggttataaatgattaatgatattttatattgaattagagtttaaatgaattaataggtactatatatatcaataatacaagTGTTCTGTACTAGTGactactcgaaaggaacttcaaggttaagcgtgtttgacttagagcacaagtaagatgagtgacctactgggaagttcgtcaaatggtatgcaattaaggtcaaaatacattggaaatacactaaaaatacttgtgggatacaaagatatataaaaaaaaattatttttttcgaaaaaaaaatattttttttattaatttttaacgaccgaaaattcggtcgttaaaaataaaatttcggccgttatttaaaaaaaataataataaattttttatttatagtttttttctctttttaacaaccgaaatttcggtcgttaaatttaacgaccgaaaaaacggtcgttaaatcggtcgttaaaaatattaacgatcgatttttgggttttaacgaccgaaatttcgatcgttagagccgcattttcttgtagtgatcaTATCATAGCTATGCAGCAGTTAAACAAACAATTCTGATAATATGATATAGAAGGCCACCATGAAATGATCATTTGTTTCGTTATCAAATTAGTTTCTTTCAAAATTAGATAAAACCAGATAAGTGATTGAAAATTACAGTTGAAATAAGCAGAAACTTTTAATATGGGAAGATCAAGTCAAAGCCAAcagaagaagggttttcttaaaatatactccctccgtcccgcccaagatgctacatattcctttttgggccgtcccaacgaagatgctacatttctatatttggcaaaaataaggaattgtaaacacttaattaacactaattaagtatttctttattacattctctctcctactttatcactttattaccttctttttcttactttatcactttattactttctctctcatactttatcattttattattacacacttaaaacattaatctacaactccttaaatcccgtgccaagaagcaaatgtagcgtcttggccgggacggagggagtaattgtaAGTACTCACCTAAAATCTAAACAGAGTGAACCAATACTATGTTCTATATATCACTCTGTTTTCTTTTAGCAGTTTAGCAGCTTAGCCTACCAAATAAAATGAGAATATACGTACATTACATCTGTCAAATTCTATTAGGTAGCAACTTAGCCTACCAAATACCAACGTTGATGATTCATGGCCCTAGACGTACCCTAATGACGTTGGGGTGAAGGAACTGAAAAGATTAAGTTTTGCCGGGAGTAAGGTTGTTGGTTTTGCAGAATGAAACCCAGCCTCCATTGACCATAACCCGTGGAGGCCGCTCCTTCGCCAAGACCAACCGGGCTTCCTCATACTTCCCGCCGCCGGGATAGTACTCCAACCATAGTTTCATTCCCCCACTCAAACCATGCGCCTTCACAAAATCCGTTGGAAGACGCTGAAAAGAAACAATGCCTTTTCTTGAAAATATTGAATGTTGAATTGAGCTCAAAAAACACCCACATATACacgagtttaaaattatttcaggCCATTATCTTATGgcgatttgcaaaaataggccactattttacggacttgcaaaaataggccaattattttagttttttgcatttttaggccacatttgagctcaattctttttggggtcaaaatgtggcccaaaatagCCTGATTGGGTACATATGTGgcctaaaaataccaaaaactaaaataattagcctatttttgcaagtccgaaaaatagtggcctatttttgcaaatcgcCCTAAGATTatggccttaaataattttaaactctatATACACCCATAAAAGGCGTAAAAGACTAACTAATAAAATGAATAACTTCAGCTAAcactacaattttattttatattttaacacCTTTTAATCAAACACAATCTATACTGATATAAAAATAGTCTTGAATAGGAGAGTGGAGGATCCTTACCATTTTACTATAGTTACTTGGTTTCAACACAAATGGGAAGCGTGGATTCCCCGTAGCTCCGGAATCGGTCTGCTCGCCGCCCTTTGTCGCGCTCGCGCCAATGTCCAACTCCTTCTCCAAGCCCGTGGACAAAAACACGGACACGTCGAATGCAGAGTTTCCCGAGTAGGAAAAGACAAGCGTGTCGGAGATTTGAAGCCCCATGTCTCGACAGAATTTGGCCCATCCTCTCGTGAACAAGTAACCGCCGCCTTCTTCGAGTTTCTCCACCCATACCTTCCATGTAGCGCCACCGCTGATTCTTAGCTCGACTTCTTCCGGCAAGATTTCGTTGTACTTTTCCATGAAAGCTTGAGGCAATCCCTACATGCATTGTACAACATTATCAAAccacaaaaatttgaaaaagatAACGAATTGAAAGAGAAAGGGAAAGGAATTACAAAATTGCGATTTAGCTCAAACAAACACTTGCAGAACTTAGGTGTAGAGGCCATGGATGGACTCTGCACAAGGAAGACTTGTAGAAGAATAGAGGgagaattttctttttctttctgtAGACTAAGAAGAGCAAGATTTTGAGAGAGATCGAAATGGAGATATGGAGAGAGAGGGCTCTGGTACATGCTATCACTTATAAGAAGCCAAAGGCAGAGGGAAAAGCAAAATAATTTTTGACTTTTACctatttttgtgaaagtctGTAGTTTGAAGGAATTTGTGGCAAAATAAGTATTTCTCGGtgcatttattaaaaaaaatactcactatgtccacgaaagaacttcctatatttcctttatgggacgtccacaaaaaactttctacctatttttggactataccccaccacttatattTACTTACTTtccactttttcacaactctcaatattaattataacacattttcaccactttcaataccctcaacaactttttctccagtctcaatacactcaacaacattttttttaaaactcgtgtcactccctcccctcctaggaagttctttcatggacggagggagtattttcagTGTCAGCTTTTTACTAGTATTTGTAAAGCTATAATTTGGAGGAATTTGTGGTATTAATCGAGTTTTATAGCTTATTAGTGGATATGTTGTATTGTAAATCAGAAGATGAGTAAAAATGGCGTCATTATTGTCTAATAtgtatagaaaaataattcttagAATTcggttgctttttttttttaatttcatctatttttttttttatcataatgaacaatttttatttttcctattttaaaGTGGTTAGTTTTAAAATCACTTTCTAAGCATTTATATCCATTTTTTTTCCCCAAAGACCTACACAAAATCTTCCTCATCCCTAggtcttctctctctcttccctctcTCTATCTATTTGCAGATTTTGTGTATTCCCTCCCAACAcccttttcttcttcatttAATTATTACACCAAAACTTAATTATTTTCCAACAACCTCAAACACTATGGCACTATCTAAGAGTTGAATACTACTCCACTATTTGGGTTGGAatgagcgaaaattttactttttttatatcgttatttaataatatactgtcttattcagtactcccttcgtccaccaaTTTATGTCATAGAGGGAAGGGTTATTTATCACTTCCATTAGGACACAAATTGGTTGACGGAGGGAGTTCTATATACTAACTTCTTCATCATTAATCTCACTTCTCACAAAAGATAGTAATCTCACTAGAAAAGTATAATTGAACAAAGTGAAATAAAAAACGAGTGAGAATGTATACAGTGAGAATAAGTTAGGTTTTTAGTTGTCAGGTTTTTTATTTCACTTCTCACAAAATAAGTTACAGTAAGAATGACTATTTTCCTATTTTTGtaagaaatgaaaataatgattaagtcaatataaatatacaaagaAGTTGGTTGTAATGCACGAATAATGTATTTGATTAATATGTTGAAATTTTTGCCCCTTCAAAATTTGGACCTGGTTTGAATGAGTCGAACAATTATCTATGTATTATTAGCTGCTTTTTCTTAGATATATATTGGCTTATTCGTGGATGTATACTGCCTTATTcgttattttacttttatactataaatttgaataaattaatattagtcATAGGATTAGAATATCTAAAGTTCTaaattcattctaattttctcGCCACGTTAGTCACTCTCAGTGAATCgttactctatatatatatgtatatcatAAACATAAGATACCATATTAGTGTGTGTGAGTAAATATATAAAGTGCAAAGAGCTAAGAGAGTTGCGAATTATATTATGatggatgaagaagaagtgtTGGAGCCTATGAGCCCAAGTGCTCAATACTTGAAGAGCTCTGCGTTATCACTCACAATTTTGGGAGTTTTGGAAATGGAAGTTGATATTGATGATTCCACGCCCATGTCTCTCATCAAAGATGTCTTCTTGCCTATCAACCTTGTTTCTCCTCGATCATGGTACGTTATATACTACGCCGTTTTAATCTTAAATATGATACTCGATTTACTTCACGAGCATCCACAACGCCCTACTCGATCTCCCCGACTCGAGTAAGGGCGAGATCGAGTAGGGCGATGCAACCCCCCCCCCCTACTCGAGTGCTACCCGATAGAACGGGTAAGCACGATGCGCAACACGTaccacaataaaaaaaaaattcaaattcaaatttcattcCAATGGCTTTGtccgatttttttatttttttttcctatctataaatacccctaaACTCCTTCATTCACACAACAACAATTCTTCTCCTTCAATCTTTCAatatttccttctttttcttcaaaaaatggcGGAACCGTTGCACAattcttcgtctgattcatccAACGATGTAGCTCAAACGATCATAGAAGAGAAACATCCCTGGACCTGATGTCGCGGGTGAGCTTCTGTTTAGCATCTTGAAGATCGAGTATCTCCTGGAGTTCAGCAACGGCTTCGAAGAGCTGACTCTGAGCAATGATTTCTTTGGCAGAAGAGGGGGAGGAGTCTGCCTGAGCAGGTGTTGGGGATTGTGATTGCGAAGACAAGAAGGAAGGCAGAGAG includes these proteins:
- the LOC131023624 gene encoding putative B3 domain-containing protein REM15 — encoded protein: MASTPKFCKCLFELNRNFGLPQAFMEKYNEILPEEVELRISGGATWKVWVEKLEEGGGYLFTRGWAKFCRDMGLQISDTLVFSYSGNSAFDVSVFLSTGLEKELDIGASATKGGEQTDSGATGNPRFPFVLKPSNYSKMRLPTDFVKAHGLSGGMKLWLEYYPGGGKYEEARLVLAKERPPRVMVNGGWVSFCKTNNLTPGKT